The genomic window CCTTGACTGACACCGGCACCTCTATCGTCACCTCTTCGTTCTCGTTCAAACCGAAGAGATCGAAGTGGACCGGACGGTCTGTGACGGGATCAAACTGCACATCGCGCAGGATGCACATGTGCTTCGAACCGTCGTCGAGCGTGAGATTGATAACGCTTGCCGCCGAAGATTTGTACAAAGGCTGCAGGACCAATTCCCCAATGGCAATTGGAATATTGTTTTGTCCGTGGCCGTAATAAATCCCCGGAACTTTGCCCTGCCTGACCAATAGTTTGGCTTTTTTCCCGATGTCCGTTCGGACTTCAGCGGTGACTGCTATTTCTGACATTGTACCTTCTCCTCAGTTATACTGAACTAATAAATCTTATCCTTGTCGACGTCAAAGAGCGAGCTTATTGACTGATTGTTGTGTGTACGAATAATCGCTTCTGCGAAGATCTTTGCGACGGACCGCAGTTCAATCTTTGACGAGTCCGATCGAAGCGGGACGCTGTCTGTGACGATGACCGAGGTCACTTCTGATTCGTTGATTCGCTCCATCGCTTTGCCAGAGAGAATGGGGTGCGTGCATGCCCCGTAGATATCTCTCGCTCCCTTTTCCCGAAGCGCCTTCACCGCGTTGACGAATGTCCCGGCAGTGTCGATCAGGTCATCGACGATCAGTATGTTCTTTCCGTTAGCGTTTCCGATGATGTTCAGTACTTCGACTTCATTCGCTTTCGGACGTCTCTTGTCGATCAAGACGAGTTCGGCGTCGAGTCGGCGCGCATACGAGCGGGCCATTTTCAGGCTGCCCACGTCGGGGGACGCGACGGCCAGGTTCGGGATCTTCTTCTTCCGGAAATAATCGGCGAAGACCGCTGATGCGTACAAGTGATCGAGCGGAATATCAAAGAATCCCTGAATCTGTGCTGCGTGTAAATCCATGGTGATGACACGGTCGGCGCCGGCTTCCGTGATCAGGTTCGCAACAAGCTTCGCAGTTACCGACACGCGAGGCTGATCCTTTCTGTCCTGGCGGGCGTATCCGAAATAGGGGATCACCGCGGTGATCCTCCGTGCAGATGCGCGACGTGCCGCATCGATCAATATCAGGAGCTCCAGCAAATTCTCCGCCGGAGGTTGAGTCGACTGGACGATGAAGACGTCGTCGCCTCTGATGTTGTCAGTATATTTGACCCAAATCTCGCCGTCACTGAAACTCTTCAACTCGATCCGACCCAACGGAATGCCCGCCGCTTTCGCTATTTTCTCTGCCAGCGGACGGTTTGCTCTGCCCGAGAAGATCTTGAGATCACTCATAATCGGACCTGCGATGACGATTCGACATGGTTAAGCAGATCTGTTAGCCGATCCGCGTTCCTGGGGTGCCAGGGATCTCCGCTGAAAGCGGATGCGCCTTTGGCGCAGAACCTGGGAATGCCCGTCAGAAAAGCTGACGGGATGCCTGCCTTTGTTCTCCCGCACTCTTCCTCCATTGTGACGCAATATTCTGTCGGCCTGATCGCTTGACTGTCCGATACTAAACTTTTATTCTGTCTTACTCAGCAACACGCAGACGATATACATGAGCCGACCCATGTTACTGATCTTGCTGGGGTGCCAGGGATCGAACCTGGGAATGGCGGCTCCAAAGGCCGCTGCCTTACCGCTTGGCTACACCCCAATGGAGATAAAGAGCGAATCCCAAAAAGTGCCCTCAGCAAAAGCGAAGCGAGCTACTTCCCGTCGCGGTGGGGAATGCA from Ignavibacteriales bacterium includes these protein-coding regions:
- a CDS encoding ribose-phosphate pyrophosphokinase, whose protein sequence is MSDLKIFSGRANRPLAEKIAKAAGIPLGRIELKSFSDGEIWVKYTDNIRGDDVFIVQSTQPPAENLLELLILIDAARRASARRITAVIPYFGYARQDRKDQPRVSVTAKLVANLITEAGADRVITMDLHAAQIQGFFDIPLDHLYASAVFADYFRKKKIPNLAVASPDVGSLKMARSYARRLDAELVLIDKRRPKANEVEVLNIIGNANGKNILIVDDLIDTAGTFVNAVKALREKGARDIYGACTHPILSGKAMERINESEVTSVIVTDSVPLRSDSSKIELRSVAKIFAEAIIRTHNNQSISSLFDVDKDKIY